The Atribacter laminatus genome contains the following window.
GTGACCATTCTAAATTCTGCATCACCTATTGATTTTGATATGTCTTCTACTATTTCGCTATCTTCGGTTTCGGTTTCAATGAACATTTGAAGGAAGGTTGCGACGTTTTCTCCTCGAGCTAAAATCAAAAATTGATCAGGCTTGCTTACGTCTCCGCTGTACCAAGCCGATTCTTTTTCGCTAAAGCCAAGGTTTTCTTCTAATTGTTGCCAATCCGGTGGGAGGGAAAAACTGATACCATGAGCAGTAATGGTTTGCCAGTCCTCTTCAGCCCAAGCGACAGAAATGAAAGCAATACTAACTAAAAATACCGCAACAACTGTTAGCAAGAACAGCCTTTTCAATTTGTATTCCTCCTTTTTTTGAGCATAGCTCTAAACAATGTTTTCTGCTAAACAAGAAAAAACAATGATGAAAAACGCTCAGGTTGATGATCAATTTTTAGGAATTGATAAGCCTTAACCTATTATAAGTCTTAAAAACAAAAATTAATTTATCCTCCTTTCCCAGGATCTGGTTTAATAGGCTAAAAAGCTCCACCTCGACCTCCACCTGATCCTCCTCCTATGCCACCTCCGCCACCAGAAAAACCTCCTCCGCCCCATCCGGAAGAACCCTTAGAGCGGGCTTGAGCTTGGACGATGGTAGCTGAAGCAGTATTTCGGAGCAAATATAGCTGACTGCCAAAGAGAAAAGGTGAAGGATTATAAAACTGGCCATGTTGGCTTTGCGCTTCCCAGATTTCTCGAGGGATAAACTTTTGTAAAGTGCTAATGACCTTTTCTGCGACGCCTAAGGCAGTTCCATAGACAAGATACTTTTCCCATACAATTATTGATTCAGGAGGGTATTCGGAGAGCAAAGAAAAGTCAGAAAGAAAACGACTGAAATTCACCCATTTTTGATAGTATTCTCTTCCTTCTTTCGTCCAACGACCAAAAAAATCTTTTCGGATCATTAAAATAGCTCCACCGAAGAACCACATTATTGCGGAGAGTATGGTCATTCGGGGTAATAAAAATGAGGTTATTCCTTGTGCAGAGATACCTACTACAGCCAAGGAAAAAAGCATCATTATGACTGCAATAAACTTTGCCAAGACATTTCCAGTAGTGCTGAAGTATCGCCGTTGGGCGATTGCATCATGAACGGCATTTTCATATCCTGATAATGACTGGTTAAAATTTCCTGCTTCAGTAGTCGATTTTGAAAGGCGTTTTTGCATATCTTGAAAATCGAAAACGTTATCAGTAGCAAAGCGGGCTAAAAGCTTTAGGAGCAATCCCTCAGAATGGGAAAGATCGCTACCGGGTTCATTTTTTTTGATTTGAATCCCTTGACCATTTTGTATTTCTTTAAAATCAATATAGTCTTTATGGTAAAGGTTCATCATAGCTGATGCTATTCCATCTTTGTCAACCTTGCCAGCTAAATTTTTTACCATAGCGTTGATGAAATCGGGTGGGTCATTGCTGGGGAGTTCCCGCTCATATATCCCCTGGTAAGGAATGGCATGCTCTTTTCCCATAAACCAAAAAATTAGAAAGAACAAAAAACCAAAAATGATGAGAAGGGCTAGCCAGGGTAACCAAGCGGAACGAACTGTTTTAGTGTAAACATTTTCGATTGGTTTTACTTCTTCAATGGTTAAGGTTGGATTATCAGCGGCATAGGGGAGATCGGAAGCGGGATCAGTGAGGAATCGGACCTCGGCAAAGGATTCCGGTGGAAAATGAGGAGTCATAAAGGTATATCGATTTCCACTTTGAATCATTTTTACCGAAGGGTGTTGATAGATGGTGTTGATGTGGACCGAATCAGGAAAATCAAAAATACCGGTAATTTTTCCAACCGGCGCATCCCATTGTCCCCAATATTGTCGGAAAATTTGTGCTATTTGCGGACCATTTTCAAAAATACCTCGTGCTCGGTAAGTAACATGAAGACGAATGAGGGGGGATTGTTTGGGATCCAGCCTTTCATAACTTCCTACGGGAACTAACCATACCCGAGCTTCAAATCCGTTTGATTGTTTACGAAGAAACTCCACTGATTGGGCTTCGATTCCTTCGGTCCAGAGTTGGATATTATCGATTTCGACATATCGCGAAGGAGGGATTTCACGATAGAGGCCTCGAAAGGGTTTTCTCATTTGGTAATCGATAATTTCATGAATTTCAAAGCTCCCATCGGGTAACATCTGGTGGTGAATGGTTGCAGAAGGAATTGAGTAAAGAGAGTTAAAGAACCATTTGAAGTAGGGATTTCCGCCGATAGTTTGGACAATAATGAATAATACAATCAAAACTATAAAACCAATAATCCATTTTGCTATGCCCCATTTTTTGCTTGCGCTGGTGTGCACTATTCTAACCTCGCTTTCGAGGATTTCATTCTAAAAACTCAGATTATAAATAGTTAAGACAATTGGTTGTTTAATTTTATAAACTTCAATTTTTTACATAATTTTTCTTTAAAAAGTAATTCTTTATAGAAAGTGCTTTTAATTCATGGATAATGGTTTTATGTGCATATATTGTAATGAAAACTTTGCTTATATACAACTGAAAATTAATTTTCTATACTAAAAATGTCGGAACGTTCAAAAGATGGTTTGATCCTGAGGTTTCGTGTTTCGAGGGCGTGAGGATCTCATCTGACGCCGCCGACGTCATCCTGAGGCTTCGTTTTCCGAAGCCGTGAGGATCTCATCTTTTTATCGTTTACTTAAAAATATTTTAACAGATGAGATTGCCACGTCGCTACGCTCCTCGCAATCAGGCTGTGTCACATCTGTCACTATCTAGCCGTAATCTTTCGTAGATTCAAAAAATTTCAGATAAAAGTTAAGCTAAGAATAGATCTCGGCTGGTATTAGACTCGATCTTAGCTAATTCTGGTTGGTTTTTATCCGATACCCCCTAAAGAGGTGGGATATTTCCCTCCTATCTCTTTCAAGAGACTCACTAAGGTGGTTACCCCGAGGAGGGTGATCATCCGAAC
Protein-coding sequences here:
- a CDS encoding DUF2207 domain-containing protein; this encodes MHTSASKKWGIAKWIIGFIVLIVLFIIVQTIGGNPYFKWFFNSLYSIPSATIHHQMLPDGSFEIHEIIDYQMRKPFRGLYREIPPSRYVEIDNIQLWTEGIEAQSVEFLRKQSNGFEARVWLVPVGSYERLDPKQSPLIRLHVTYRARGIFENGPQIAQIFRQYWGQWDAPVGKITGIFDFPDSVHINTIYQHPSVKMIQSGNRYTFMTPHFPPESFAEVRFLTDPASDLPYAADNPTLTIEEVKPIENVYTKTVRSAWLPWLALLIIFGFLFFLIFWFMGKEHAIPYQGIYERELPSNDPPDFINAMVKNLAGKVDKDGIASAMMNLYHKDYIDFKEIQNGQGIQIKKNEPGSDLSHSEGLLLKLLARFATDNVFDFQDMQKRLSKSTTEAGNFNQSLSGYENAVHDAIAQRRYFSTTGNVLAKFIAVIMMLFSLAVVGISAQGITSFLLPRMTILSAIMWFFGGAILMIRKDFFGRWTKEGREYYQKWVNFSRFLSDFSLLSEYPPESIIVWEKYLVYGTALGVAEKVISTLQKFIPREIWEAQSQHGQFYNPSPFLFGSQLYLLRNTASATIVQAQARSKGSSGWGGGGFSGGGGGIGGGSGGGRGGAF